The genomic DNA TTTTTTAAATAACGGACTTCCAATTACGTATTCATCAACTCCTGGGGTTACAGGATAAAATCCTAATGCACTAAATACATACCATGCAGATGTTTGTCCGTTATCTTCATCACCACAGTAACCATCTGGTGTTGCCGAGTATAATTTTGTTAAAACATCTCTCACTTTTTCTTGTGCTTTGTATGATTGATTTGTATAATTATACAAATAAATCATGTGTTGAATGGGTTGATTTCCGTGTGCATAGTTTCCCATATTTACAATTTGCATTTCTCTAATTTCGTGAATTGTAAAACCATAATACGAAGCGTCAAACTTTGGAGGCATTTCAAAAACTTCATCTAATTTTGCAGCAAATTGTTTTTTACCTCCCATTAAATCAATAAGACCTTCGATGTCATGAAAAACAGACCAGGTATAATGCAAACTATTTCCTTCGGTAAATGCATCACCCCATTTTAAAGGATTAAACGGACTTTGAAAATTTCCATCCTCATTTTTTCCACGCATCCAATTGGTCGATGGATCAAATAAGTTTTTATAATTCATAGATTTCTCAAAGTATTTTTTAGCAATTTTAGTTTTGCCCATTTTTTCGGCCATTTGAGCAATCGTAAAATCGGCATATGCATATTCTAAAGTTCTCGCAGCATTTTCATGAATATTAACATCATAAGGAACATAGCCTAATTTATTATAATACTCTAAACCAGCTCTACCTACAGAATTTACAGGTCTACCATCTGCAACGGTTGCATTTTTAAGCATTGCTTCAAACAATATTTCGGCATCCATATTTTTTGCGCCTTTTAAAAAGGCGTCTGCAATAATAGAAGCAGAGTTAGAACCAATCATTACATCTCTGTGCCCTGGACTTGCCCATTCTGGCAACCAACCAGATTCCTTATATGTATTAGCCAAACCTTGCATAATTTGTCCGTTTAACTCTGGATACATCATATTAAAAAATGGAAAAACGGCTCTAAAAGTGTCCCAAAAACCATTATCGGTAAACATATAGCCAGGTAAAACTTTGCCATTGTAAGGACTATAATGAACTACTTTATTGTTTGCATCAAATTCATAAAACTTTCTAGGGAACAATAAAACACGGTATAAAGAAGAGTAGAAGGTTCTTAAATTATCAATATTATCATCTTCAATTTGAATTTTATTCAATTCTGTTTCCCAAGCTTGTTTTGCTTTTTTCTTTGTGTCTTCAAAAGTATCTGCTCCAATTTCCCTCGAAAGATTTAATTGTGCTTGTTCTGGACTTATAAATGAAGAAGCTACTTTTACATGAACTGTTTTTCCTTTTTCAGTTTTAAAACCTACAATAGCCCCAACATGTTCACCTTCACTATTTACTGAATTTTCAAGCAATTGCCAACCATCAGTCCATGTGTGATTTAGTTCAAAATCGGTGTCAAATTCTGCCACAAAATAATTGTGGAAATTTTCTGGAACTCCGCCACTATTATTTCTACAATACCCAATTATTTTACGTTCTTCAGGAATAATTTTTACCATAGAACCTTTATTAAAAGCATCTAAAACAATATAAGATTTGTCAGATTCTGGAAAGGTAAATTTAAAATGTGCCGCTCTTTCTGTTGGCGCAACTTCTGCCACCACATCATAATCTGCTAAATAAACCGAGTAATGATAAGGTTTTACGGTTTCTGCTTTATGAGAAAACCAAGATTGCCTTTCATCTTCCTGAAACTTTAAATCTCCTGTAACTGCCATCAACGAAAAGGCAGCGTAATCATTAACCCACGGACTTGGTTGATGCGTTTGTTTGATTCCTCTAATTTTATTTTCATCGTATTTGTAGGTCCAACCATCACCCATTTTAGACGTCATTGGCGTCCAAAAATTCATTGCCCAAGGAGTTGCAATAGCAGGGTAGGTGTTACCGTTAGATAAATCGAAAGAAGAATCTGTTCCCATTAAAGGGTTCACAAAATCGACTAAATCTTTACTTTCTATATAAGAGCTGTTTTGTGCTTTCAAATTTGTATTCACACAAAACAACAGTATCATTAAAATCCACGAATATTTGAAAATCATTTTTGGCATATCATTCTTATTAATTTTATTCATATTTGATAATATTAACGTCATTGGGAACGTAGTGAAATAATCTCATAATTGAAAAGTAGACTAAAAGATTCCTCCTCGTACCTCGTTCGGAATCACAAAAATTACTTCTCAATTCTATTTTTTACTTATTTAATTCAACAGCATTTCCATGACCTCTATACAGTTTCAAAGCATCTTCTAATTCAACTTCTATAATAGTTACATTGGGATCTAAGTTTTTTCCTTGGGGAATTTCAATTCTTAAAATTCCAGGAATATTGTTCCAAGCAGCGCCACCATTTCTTTCAAAACTTAATTCTTGATTAGAGCCTACTACTTTAATAGATTTCACTTTATTCTGAATACCTTTTAAAGAAATATAATTTTTTGGCGCATCAAACAAAGCCAAGTAAATTTTAGTTTCATCTTTGTTCAACATTGTTGGTCCATAAAAATGACCATAAGGCAATCCTGCTTTAGAATTAAAGACAGCTGTTTCATGTTTTCTAATCCAATCTCCTAAAGCCTCTAAACGTTCTACTTGCTCTTTTGCAATGGTACCATCTGGTTTCGGACCGATGTTTAATAATAAATTTCCTCCAGAAGCAATTACTTCAACAAAAGTTCTTATAATTTGAGATTTTGGTTTGTAATTGGTATCCGATGGAAAATAACCCCAATTATTATTCATCGTCATACAAAATTCCCATGCACCATCTGGTCTAACTACAGGAATTCCTTGTTCTGGGGTACTATAATCTCCGTATGTTTTTAATCGAGAATTTACAACCACCTTAGGATTCCATGTTAACAAACTATCTTTTAGTGATTGCGCTCTCCATTGTTCGCTAGATTTTTCCCAATCACCATCAAACCAATACAAGTCTGGCTTAAAAGTATCGCTCAATTCTTTTAACTGACCGTTGTTAAATTTAAGAAAACGTTGCCAAGGCGATAATTGATTTTGATTTTTCTGAGGATAATTTTTACGTGTATCTGGTCTTGGAAAAACCACATCATAATCGGGATGCGACCAATCAATTAACGAATAATACAAACCTACTTTTAAATTTTCTTTTCTTAGTGCATCTACAAAAGGAGCTACCAAATCGCGCTTTGCAGGTGTTTTTTCTAATACATTTAAGTGGCTTAATTTCGTGTCCCACAAAGCAACTCCATCATGATGTTTTGTAGTTAAAACGGCATAACGCGCGCCAATTTTTTTAAATAATTTAGCCCAAGCTTCCGGATCATAGTTTTTAGCAGTAAACTCTTTACCTTGTGCCATATAATCATCATAAGAAATACGTTTATGATACATAGACCAAGACTCGCCAATTCCTTTTACACCGTAATATCCCCAATGAATAAAGACCCCTAATTTAGCATCTTTAAACCACTCTAAACGTTCCTCTTTCGTCAGTTTTTCTTGTGCCGAAATTTGATTTGTAAACAAGAAAAGTAAAACAATTGTTATCTTTAAATACTTCATATTTTAATTAATTATAATTTCATCAACAAACAACCAAACATTACCTCCTTCTGGTGTTTTTGATAAGTTTTTAGCAAATATTTTTACATACCTTACAGATTGCTCTTCAAAAGAAATTTTAAATTCCTTTAAATCGAAAGAAGGATTTTTAGCATATGCTCTTTTCTCTACACCAACTTCCTTGTAATTTTTTCCATCTGTAGAAACGGAAACGGTTACTGCAGTCGGAAAATAAATTCCAGGCCCTTGGTTTTCTAAAGTCCCCAAAATAACTTCTTGAACTGATGTGTCTTCACCTAAATCAACAACAGCTTCCATATCTTTACCTAACCAAGCTTGCCAATGACCATCACTAAAATTTTTAGTTCCGCGTAAAGTATTTACCATTCCGAATTCACCTTCACCTTGATAACGATCATCATAAACTTCTTTGAAGGTTAGTTTTTTACCAACTGCTTTGTGAAATTTGATATTTGTATGAAAAGGAACACCTACAGGTACATCGTTTTTAAAAAGTGACGCATGAATTTCTGTGGATTCGTTAATTGTTAATGGCTCTGTATACTTAACTGCAGCATTTGTTAATTTTACATCATTTAAAGTATAACGAATATCTGCATCTGTAAATTCATTATTTAATGCTAGTGTTACCTTTTGGGTATCCATATCAATTTTTACATCCTCCATTACCAAGTAGGCACTTTTTGCATAATTGATATCTAAATAATCATAACGCTCAAACATGGTAACAATTCTAGTTGAAAAATCTTCCCAATTACGAGATTCTTTAGTTGACCATAACGTTTCAGATAATGCAGCCAATCTAGGAAAAATCATATATTCTGAATGAGATGTTGTTTTTATTTGCTCTGACCATAAATTCGCTTGTCCTCCTAAAACATGTTTCGCTTCTGCAGCTGTCATTCCTTCTACAACAGGATCAAACGTGTACACTTTGCTTAAAGGCGTATAACCTCCCCAAGCCAATGGCTCTTCATTTTGTGGACCTTGATAATGGTCAAAATAACAATGAGAACCTGGTGTCATTATAACATCATGCCCTTGTTTTGCCGCTTCAAGACCACCTTTGGTACCTCTCCAACTCATTACAGTAGCCTCTGGTGCAATACCACCTTCTAAAATTTCATCCCAACCAATTAATCTTTTTCCTTTAGAGTTGATGAAGCTTTCCATTCTTTTGATGAAATAACTTTGTAATTCCTCAACATTTTCTAAATTTTCTGAACGCATTCTTTTGTTACAGTCAGGGCATTTTTTCCAATTGGTTTTGGTTGCTTCATCACCACCAACATGAATGTATTTTGATGGAAAAATCTCCATTACTTCCTCTAAAACATTTTCTAAAAATTCAAATGTATGTTCTTTTCCAGCACAATAAATATCCGTAATTGGCCAAACTCCGCCAGAAGGAACTCCTATTGGTTTTTCATGACAAGACAATTCTGGATACGCTGCAATTGCAGACGATACGTGCGCAGGCATTTCAATTTCTGGAATAATTTCTATATTTTTAGTTGCTGCATAGGCTACTAAATCTTTTAATTCATCTTGTGTGTAAAATCCACCATACGTCCCTTTTTCATCTGCGGATGTTGTATACCTACCATCCCAATGTTTGTCTTCTTGATCTACTCTCCAAGCACCAACTTCCGTTAATTTTGGGTATTTTTTAATTTCGATACGCCATCCTTGGTCATCTACTAAATGCAAGTGCAACACATTCATTTTAAGCATTGCCAAACGATCTATCGTTTTTTTCAAATACGCTATTTCGAAAAAATGACGAGAAACATCTAACATTAAACCTCTATATTTATAACGAGGTTGGTCTTCAATTGTAAGATTAGGAATGAGCCAATCTGTACCTGAAACCGAATTTGAACTTTCAATTGCTACAGGAAGTAGTTGTCTAAGTGTTTCTACACCGTATATAAAACCAGCTTTTCCTTTTGAAGTAATTAAAATGCGATTAGAACCTACATTCAATTTATAAGCTTCATCGTCTAAGTTTTTATCAATAATAAATTGAACATAATTT from Polaribacter sp. ALD11 includes the following:
- a CDS encoding GH92 family glycosyl hydrolase; translated protein: MNKINKNDMPKMIFKYSWILMILLFCVNTNLKAQNSSYIESKDLVDFVNPLMGTDSSFDLSNGNTYPAIATPWAMNFWTPMTSKMGDGWTYKYDENKIRGIKQTHQPSPWVNDYAAFSLMAVTGDLKFQEDERQSWFSHKAETVKPYHYSVYLADYDVVAEVAPTERAAHFKFTFPESDKSYIVLDAFNKGSMVKIIPEERKIIGYCRNNSGGVPENFHNYFVAEFDTDFELNHTWTDGWQLLENSVNSEGEHVGAIVGFKTEKGKTVHVKVASSFISPEQAQLNLSREIGADTFEDTKKKAKQAWETELNKIQIEDDNIDNLRTFYSSLYRVLLFPRKFYEFDANNKVVHYSPYNGKVLPGYMFTDNGFWDTFRAVFPFFNMMYPELNGQIMQGLANTYKESGWLPEWASPGHRDVMIGSNSASIIADAFLKGAKNMDAEILFEAMLKNATVADGRPVNSVGRAGLEYYNKLGYVPYDVNIHENAARTLEYAYADFTIAQMAEKMGKTKIAKKYFEKSMNYKNLFDPSTNWMRGKNEDGNFQSPFNPLKWGDAFTEGNSLHYTWSVFHDIEGLIDLMGGKKQFAAKLDEVFEMPPKFDASYYGFTIHEIREMQIVNMGNYAHGNQPIQHMIYLYNYTNQSYKAQEKVRDVLTKLYSATPDGYCGDEDNGQTSAWYVFSALGFYPVTPGVDEYVIGSPLFKKATLHLENGNTFEITSKNNSNTNVYIQGAQLNGKAYQNTFIKFNTLQNGGTLNFNMGNIPNKNWGTAAKNKPYSLSTSKK
- a CDS encoding alpha-L-fucosidase, giving the protein MKYLKITIVLLFLFTNQISAQEKLTKEERLEWFKDAKLGVFIHWGYYGVKGIGESWSMYHKRISYDDYMAQGKEFTAKNYDPEAWAKLFKKIGARYAVLTTKHHDGVALWDTKLSHLNVLEKTPAKRDLVAPFVDALRKENLKVGLYYSLIDWSHPDYDVVFPRPDTRKNYPQKNQNQLSPWQRFLKFNNGQLKELSDTFKPDLYWFDGDWEKSSEQWRAQSLKDSLLTWNPKVVVNSRLKTYGDYSTPEQGIPVVRPDGAWEFCMTMNNNWGYFPSDTNYKPKSQIIRTFVEVIASGGNLLLNIGPKPDGTIAKEQVERLEALGDWIRKHETAVFNSKAGLPYGHFYGPTMLNKDETKIYLALFDAPKNYISLKGIQNKVKSIKVVGSNQELSFERNGGAAWNNIPGILRIEIPQGKNLDPNVTIIEVELEDALKLYRGHGNAVELNK
- a CDS encoding family 20 glycosylhydrolase, producing the protein MSVIKKILVMAIIVITVSCQKSNEDIIFTESDIAVIPKPAKLLLNKGAFQFDENTKFILAAASQKEVTSVLIDKFKNVSGWNLDVLEQAPEENYVQFIIDKNLDDEAYKLNVGSNRILITSKGKAGFIYGVETLRQLLPVAIESSNSVSGTDWLIPNLTIEDQPRYKYRGLMLDVSRHFFEIAYLKKTIDRLAMLKMNVLHLHLVDDQGWRIEIKKYPKLTEVGAWRVDQEDKHWDGRYTTSADEKGTYGGFYTQDELKDLVAYAATKNIEIIPEIEMPAHVSSAIAAYPELSCHEKPIGVPSGGVWPITDIYCAGKEHTFEFLENVLEEVMEIFPSKYIHVGGDEATKTNWKKCPDCNKRMRSENLENVEELQSYFIKRMESFINSKGKRLIGWDEILEGGIAPEATVMSWRGTKGGLEAAKQGHDVIMTPGSHCYFDHYQGPQNEEPLAWGGYTPLSKVYTFDPVVEGMTAAEAKHVLGGQANLWSEQIKTTSHSEYMIFPRLAALSETLWSTKESRNWEDFSTRIVTMFERYDYLDINYAKSAYLVMEDVKIDMDTQKVTLALNNEFTDADIRYTLNDVKLTNAAVKYTEPLTINESTEIHASLFKNDVPVGVPFHTNIKFHKAVGKKLTFKEVYDDRYQGEGEFGMVNTLRGTKNFSDGHWQAWLGKDMEAVVDLGEDTSVQEVILGTLENQGPGIYFPTAVTVSVSTDGKNYKEVGVEKRAYAKNPSFDLKEFKISFEEQSVRYVKIFAKNLSKTPEGGNVWLFVDEIIIN